Part of the Acetomicrobium thermoterrenum DSM 13490 genome is shown below.
GCCAAGACACTAAAAATTACCAAAAGTGACGGCGCAAGCACCAGCACCGGAGTACCTCCCGTATCCATGCTCCAGATCGCCTCGGGACCGATTTTATAATATACCATCACAGAAAATATTGCTCCCAATATACGAGAGATGCTCCACAACGGACTAACTACAAATAGATCTTTGAAAAATTGGCTTTTCATAATAAAAGAAGGCTTAAACAATGAAGCATAAATAGTGATAATTGCGCTCGCCACAACCAATGTCATGGCTGTGACTACCAGAATTGGCTTTAAAGCCTCTTTCCCCCAATCGATAACTATTCCAAGGACAGTATTGAATGTTCCGTCTTGAGGAAAGGGAACGAGGAAAAAGAGGACACCTAAAGCAGAGGGAATTAAAAAACGCATAATTTCGATAGAACTAAAAGCTTGTTTTCGCACTTGCATGCAACAACCCCCCAAAGTACAATTGTAGTGACACCTTAGCAATATAATATGCATCGTTAAACCCCAGATAAACGGGAATTATTATACTAAAAAATAGTTACACAATCCAGCAAGAAGGTTTAAACAGAAACGCGTTATATCGCATAGTAACATGATATTATAACAATACTATGACTAATTTGCATTGACTCGGGTAGAAATACTGTTGTAAAATAAAGCAAATTTATTCTTTCTTCCTCATCTTTATAAGGAGGTTTTGTGCTTAGTGAGAAGCATGCCCGCCACTGATAATAACCCTTTATGGTATAAAGACGCCATAATCTACGAAACCCATGTGAAATCCTTTTACGACAGCGACGAGAACGGCATAGGGGACTTCCGCGGACTTACGGAAAAATTAGAGTACCTAAAAAACTTAGGCGTGACGGCAATTTGGCTTTTGCCCTTCTATCCTTCCCCTTTAAAAGACGATGGCTACGACATAGCGGACTATTTCAACATTCATCCAGATTATGGTACTTTAAGAGACTTTCGTTCTTTTCTAAAAAAGGCACACGATATTGGCTTAAAAGTAATTACGGAGCTGGTGTTAAATCACACTTCGGATCAACATCCTTGGTTTAGGCGGGCTCGCGAATCCAAAGGGGGCTCTCGCTGGAGAGATTTTTACGTATGGAGTTCCGATCCAAATAAATTTTCCGAGGCAAGAATAATATTCAAGGACTTCGAAAATTCAAATTGGACCTGGGATCCTGTGGGTAATGCCTATTTTTGGCACCGTTTTTACTCTCATCAACCGGATCTTAACTACGATAATCCGAGGGTAAAAAAAGAAATTTTTAGGGTTCTAGATTTTTGGTTCGATATGGGCATTGACGGAATGAGGTTGGATGCCGTGCCCTATCTTTACGAGCGCGAAGGGACAAATTGCGAAAACCTTCCCGAGACCCACCAGTTTTTAAAAGAACTGCGCGCTCATATGGATGCCCGCTACCCCAACAGAATGCTTTTAGGAGAGGCGAATCAGTGGCCTGAGGACGCCGTAGCTTACTTCGGGGAGGGTAACGAATGTCACATGGCCTTTCACTTTCCCATCATGCCAAGGATTTTCATGTCGCTTTGGATGGAAGATCGCTTTCCGATAGTGGATATACTCGAGCAAACGCCGCAAATTCCTGAAAACTGCCAATGGGCTATGTTTCTACGCAACCATGACGAGCTCACTCTTGAGATGGTAAGCGATGAAGAACGCGATTACATGTATCGCGTATATGCAAAAGATGCGCGGGCAAGGATTAATCTTGGAATCCGCAGGAGACTGGCCCCGCTAATGGGAAATAATAGGCGCAAAATAGAGCTTATGAATGTTTTGCTTTTTTCTTTGCCCGGCACACCGATCATATATTATGGCGATGAGCTTGGAATGGGAGATAACTATTTCTTAGGCGACAGAAACGGAGTTCGCACTCCCATGCAATGGAGCCCCGATAGAAACGCAGGCTTTTCTAAAACAAACCCCCATAAACTTTACCTTCCGGTAATAATAGACCCAGAATATCACTATGAAATGATCAACGTAGAGACGCAGGAACGCAATCTTTCCTCAATGCTCTGGTGGATGCGTAGAGTTATCTCGGTAAGAAAACGCTTTAAATCCTTTGGCAGGGGAGATATAAATTTCATAGATTCGGGCAATCCGAAGGTATTAGCCTTTACCAGGAATTTCGAGGACGAAACGATATTGGTAGTCATAAATCTCTCTCGTTTTTGCCAGGTCACAGAGCTCGATCTATCCCAATATGAAGGATACGTGCCAGAAGAAATTTTTAGCGGAAACCGTTTCCCAAGAATTGAACCGAATAAACCATACACTTTGACATTGGGAATTCATGATTATTTTTGGTTTAACCTGTTGAATAAAAGAGAATCTATCTCCATCGAGGCGGAGGATGAACCACTTTCTACCATAGAAATTAATAAAATTGCAGATTTATCTGTCAATATCCTTTCAAGTAATTTTTTTAAAGATACAATAAAAAAATACCTTAACAAATGTCCATATTTCGGCGGTCAAAATAAAAATATTAGGAATATCGATATTTTTGATATCGTCTCTATATCGGGAAATCAATATTTTGATACCGGTTTCTTGTTTCTTAATATCTCCTATCCTCAAGGAGAGAAAGATCGATGCCTTTTGCCCTTTACTTTAAAAATGGATAACGAAGCGTTATATATAAGACAAAACCATCCGGAATGCATTATTGCAAATGTCTCAATCGGGGGCCGCAACGGTATTTTGTGCGATGGTACTTATTCTCCCGACCTGATCGAAAACCTCATCAACCTTATGTCGAAGAGGAAAAGGGTTCAGGGCAACATAGGGCAGATGATATGCAAAAAAAGTAATTTATCCGGCAATCTCGACATTGCAGAAGATAGAAAAACATCACAATTAAAAATAGAAATATACTACCCCTGGTCTAACCTGATAACTTACGGTTTTTCCATCGCCGTCAGACTTTATCACAAACTGGAAGAGGGAATAAATGTAAGCGAGGACATTTTGCGCTATCTAACGGAAATGCGTTTTAAAAATACATTGCCCTACATCGGCTCCTTCAGATATTTATCTAAAACTGAAGAAACCACTATCGGCATTTTGCAAAGAAACATTCCAAACCAAGGGAACGGATGGGAATATGTCCGTAATATGGGCGAGCTGTTTTTCGAGCGCCTGCTTTCATTGGGCAAAGCGGAGTTACCGAAAGAGACTGCTTCAGATTGCATAGACGGACTATTCCTAGAAATGATATCTCTGCTAGGGAAGCGCACTGCCGAGCTTCATAAAGCTCTCAGTTCTTCCGGAAAAAATCCGGAGTTTTCCCCCGAACCTTTCACAAAACTATATCAAAGGTCCGTGTATCAGTCGATGAGAAATGAGTTGGGACATTCCATTAGAACATTGTCATATAAAATTGGGTCACTTTCTGAAGACCTTGCGGCGCAAGCCCGAGAGGTCATGGAGATAAAAAAAGACATTCTCGATAAAATTCGGCTTATTTATCAGGACAAAGTCAAAGCTCAAAAGATACGAATTCACGGCAATTATCATCTCGGGCACGTACTTTTTACCGGTAAAGACTTCCTTATTACGGGATTTGAGGGTGATATGACAAAGTCTTTAGGGGAAAGAAAGATAAAGCGCTCACCTTTGAGAGATGTTGCCTCTATGCTTTATTCTCTTAACAGAGCTGCCAGGATTTCGTTGCGAAAAGCCTCGTCCTTCACAGAAGAAACAGAATCGCTAACACCGCCTATGAAGTTATGGCGTGAACTCGTTGGAGAGGCTTTCCTAAAAAGCTACATTGATAACTCCCGTGGCGAGCTCTTCCTGCCGGAAGACGATAATTCCATCAAAATATGGCTTAACGCTTTTTTGCTGGAAAGAGCCCTTCTCGAGCTGGATCTGGAGCTTTCTCACGAAAAAGGACAGCCCGATATTCCCATTGGAGAGATAATATCAATAATGAAAATATAAGAACTGATTTTGTGGAGCGTGATCGAATGGAAAAATATGTGTGTATTCACGGACATTTCTATCAACCGCCTAGAGAAAATCCATGGCTTGAAGAAGTGGAGTTAGAAGAATCGGCATTACCCTTTCACGATTGGAACGAGCGCATTACGGCTGAATGCTACGCTCCTAACGCTGCTTCAAGGATCCTTGGAAACGACAGACAAATTATCGCTATTACGAACAATTATTCCAAGATAAGTTTTAACATTGGCCCTACCCTGCTTCTTTGGATGAAAAAACATGCGAAAGATACATACGAAGCAATAATAAATGCTGACGAAGAATCCAAAAAACGTTTTTCGGGCCACGGAAGTGCCATTGCTCAAGCATTCAACCATATGATCATGCCCTTGGCAAACGATCGAGATATACGCACTCAAGTATATTGGGGATTAAAGACCTTCGAAAGCAATTTCAACCGAAAACCTGAGGGAATGTGGCTACCCGAAACAGCTGTAAACATAAGAACTTTAGAGGCATTGGCAGAGTTCGGCATCAAGTTTACGATATTAGCTCCCCATCAGGCTGCAAGATGTAGGGTAATAGGGGAACAAGAATGGCAAAACGTGAGCGATGCTAAAATCGACCCAAGACTTCCCTATCTCTGCAACCTTCCATCGGGAAAGAAAATAAACATATTCTTTTACGATGGTCCGATATCTAACGATATCTCCTTTGGAGGTCTGCTCGACAACGGCGAAACATTGGCCAATCGCCTCATTGGTTGTTTTTCCGACAACAAGGAAGCTCAATTGGTCAACATTGCGACGGATGGAGAAACCTACGGACATCACCATCGTTATGGGGACATGGCCTTGGCCTATTGCTTATCTTTCATCGAATCCAATAATTTAGCCAAGATAACGATTTACGGCGAATATCTCGAAAAATATCCTCCAAATCATGAAGTCGAAATAATAGAGGGCTCTTCCTGGAGCTGCGTTCACGGAATCGAGCGCTGGAGAAGCAATTGCGGTTGCAACAGTGGACTACACCCCGGTTGGCAACAGGAATGGAGAAAACCCCTCAGAGAGGCAAACGACTGGCTAAGAGACACACTCTCCCTTCTATACGAGGAAAAGGCAAAGGATATCTTTTCAGATCCCTGGAAGGCAAGAGATGAATATATTCGCGTCATTTTAGACAGGTCTGATGATAACGTTTACGCCTTTCTCGAAGAACAATCGTGCAAAAAACTCTCAGATGAAGAGGTTGTCAATGCACTCAGGCTTTTGGAGATGCAACGTCATGCCATGCTGATGTACACAAGTTGCGGGTGGTTTTTCGATGAGATTTCGGGTATCGAATCAACTCAAGTGATAAAATACGCTTCAAGAGCAATCCAGCTCGCTTCTTATTTCACCGATTCGCAGCTCGAATCAAAATACCTCTCCATTTTGGAAAAAGCACCGAGCAACATCGAACACATAGGAAACGGGAGAAAAGCTTATGAGATATATGTCCGCCCTTCTCAGGTAGATATGCTAAGAGTTGGAGCTCATTATGCAATATCCTCGATCTTCGAAGAAAAACAAGAGGATATAGATATCTACTGTTACAATGTGCAATGCAACCGATTTGAAAAAAAGCGCGCCGGCAAGCTAACTTTATGCGCAGGGGAGGCTTCCTTTTTCTCCAACATCACCTTTGAAGAAAAGGTAATTGCCTTCGCTGCCCTTCATATGGGCAAGCATAACGTACTAAGTGGCTTAAAAGAACATAGCGGCAACGGCGAGTTCGAAGACCTTATTTCAAAAATGAAAGAGGCGTTAAAAATAGAAGATATTTCCACTTTGGTCCAGCTTATGGACGATTTCTTCGAAACTCATAATTATACGCTTAGACATTTATTCAAAGATCAACAAAGAAGGGTTATAAATTACATTTTCGAAGAACCCCTACACAACATTATAGACGTAGCATTTCGCGGCATCTTGGAATCTCACTATACGACTATGAACTTTCTAAAAGAAATCGGCACCCCGATCCCGAAACCATTGGAAAGGGTCGCGGAAGTTACGCTTAATGCCGATTTCCTGAAACTCTTGAGTTACGATACCTTCGATCTTAAAACTTTAAAAGTAGTTGCAGAAGATGCCAAACGTCTTGATATACCTTTAGACAGGGATGCGATTGGCCTCGCTTCTTCCTCTTTGATGGACACTTTCTTTACAATGCTCAAAGATAAACCCTTCGAAATAGAAATTTTAAGCAAAATTAACGACACGCTTGATTTGCTCAACGAACTTAAATTGCCACTATATCTATGGAGAGCACAAAATGTATATTTTCATCTGACAAAGGACGCCTATCCTAAAGTCAAAGAACACCTGGACGAAAAAGATGCCGAAAGATGGACAGAACTGTTCAGGAGGGTCGGAGAACGCTTAGGCGTTAGGGTGGGATGACGTTGCCTATATATTCCAAAAGATTTAAACGAAACAATATAGTAAAAGTATAAAATGACGGAGAATAACTCATGGATGAAATAGACGGAAGAAACAGGGTTGTCATTGAAAATGTATATCCTGAAATAGACTGCGGGAGATTTCCAATAAAAACAACTGTGGGTTCTGGCGTTTACGTCGAAGCCGACGTATTCGCCGATGGTCACGATGAAGTGCTGGCCTTTTTGCTTTATCGCAAATCTGACGAAGAGGATTGGAAAGAGGTCCTTATGACTCCTCTTTTCAATGACAGATGGTACGCTTACTTTCCTGTAGAAGGCATGGGAGAGTATTTGTACACTATAAAGGGAGGAATCGACCATTTTTCAACATGGCGAAAGGACGTTATAAAAAAGATAGATTCAGGACAAGATGTTTCTGTCGAATTAATAATTGGAGCAGACATGCTGCACCAAGCCTCCAAAAGACATCGGGGCGATAAAAAAAATATCCTGTTGGAATTCGCTAAAAGACTTGACCGCCTTTCATCTAATATAAATACACATGCCATAGTCTCACTATTAAACGCAAAGGAATTTCAACGCCTTAACATGTCGTGTTTTAATGAAGATTTTACTTCCTTCTATGAAAAAAACCTTCGGGTTACAGCGGATCGAAGGAAGGCAAATTTCAGCTCTTGGTATGAGTTCTTTCCCCGATCTAATCCGGGAAAAGGTAAGGTGCACGGATGCTTTAACGATGCGATGCAGCTTCTGCCAGAAATCGCTAAAATGGGCTTTGATGTTGTGTACCTTCCACCCATTCACCCAATCGGCAAAACAAACCGTAAGGGAAAAAACAATTCCCTAGAAGTTTCTCCCCAAGACCCGGGAAGTCCCTGGGCCATTGGCTCTTCGGAGGGAGGTCATAAGGATATAAATCCTCAACTGGGCACAATGGACGATTTTGTCTCCTTCGTTAAACAAGCGGTCGATCTGGGCCTAGAAGTTGCCCTAGATCTGGCTTTTCAGTGTTCTCCCGATCATCCATACGTAAAGGAACACCCCGAGTGGTTTAGGTGGCGGCCCGACGGAACTATCCAGTATGCAGAAAACCCTCCAAAAAAATACCAAGATGTCGTCCCCTTCGACTTCGAGTGCGATGATTGGAGATCATTATGGGAAGAGCTCAAAAGCATAGTCATGTTTTGGATAGAACAAGGAGTAAAGATCTTTAGAGTTGACAACCCCCACACTAAACCCTTTGCTTTTTGGGAGTGGCTCATCGGAGAAATAAAGAAAATTTACCCCGAGACTATCTTTCTATCCGAAGCATTCACTCGACCAAAGGTTATGTACAGGTTGGCGAAGCTCGGTTTCACTCAGTCCTACACATATTTCACATGGCGCAATACCAAGTGGGAAATTACGGAATATATGAAAGAACTGACACAAACTCAGGCCAAAGAATTTTTCCGGCCCAATTTTTGGCCCAATACACCCGACATACTCCCCGAATACCTTCAATACGGGGGGAGACCGGCATTTATCGTAAGGTTGGTGTTGGCTGCAACCCTTTCCTCCAACTATGGAATATACGGACCTCCATTCCAGCTTTGCATATCCGAGGCAGTGTCTGGCAGGGAAGAATACCTTAACTCCGAAAAGTACGAGATCAAACATTGGGATTGGGATGCACCAGGTAATTTGAAAGAAATAATAGGAAGAATTAACAGGGCAAGAAAAGAAAACGCTGCCCTGCAGGAGACTAATAACATAATATTTTGTGAAGCTGAGGACGAAAACGTAATATTTTATTCAAAGGTCGCTGATGATCTATCCAATGCTATCCTGGTGGCAGCCAATTTGGATCCTTTTCACGTTCACGAAGCAACACTGCACATCCCTTTGAAAACGCTTGGCATCGAGGAAGGACAATCCTATTTGCTGGAAGACCTGTTAGGGGGAGAGAAATTCATCCTCCAGGGAGAACACTTGCGGTTGAAGATCGATCCCTTCATCATCCCTGCCTATGTGTTCAAGGTGCACCGAAGATTACGCCGAGAGTCGGATTTCGACTACTTCATGTAATCGTGCAATAAAGACAGTTAGGAGTGATTTCAACACAATGTTCGAAACTAATTTTAACGATATTTCGGAGGACTTAAAAAAACATTTGCCTGCCTACCTGTCAAGCTGTCGCTGGTTTGCCTCCAAGACTAAAGACATCGCAGAGGTGGATATTTTAGATTGCTTGCCCATGAAAAGAAATTTAAAAACGTATATGCTGATTTTGAGGGTCGCTTTAGACGACGGCTCCATCGAGCATTACTCAATGCCCATCTCTGTTATCGACAAAGCGCTCTCGAAGGAGCAAAAAATAGGTCTAATTTTAACTTTAGAGGATGGCACACATATAATTGAAGGCATTTTTGACGTTGGTTTCAGAGATGCCTTGTTCGAAACAATAATCAGGGGCAAAACTATCGAGGGGATAAATGGTGTGCTTTCAGTCTCTGTCAATACCAAAAATATTTCCCATTTCATCGATCATGGCATAAAAATTTCATCTAAAGTTTTAGCGGCAGAACAGAGCAATTCATCCGTCATTTATAATGACAGTTTTTTCTTAAAACTCTACAGAAAGCTCGAAATCGGACCCCATCCTGAGGCGGAAATGGCACGCTTCTTGTCTGAAACCGGATTTACTCATGTACCACCCTTTATTGGCTCCATGAAATATATGCAGAACGAAGAAAAAACCTGGCTCGAAATTGCTTTACTTCAAGAGTACGTTAAAAACATAGGCGACGGATGGACATATTTCATTGCAGTACTTAAAAATACTATCAAAGCACTTAAATCGGCCGATGATTCCGACAAATATTTTTTGTTGCCTTTAAAGGAAGAAATAAATAGGACATATGCAATGGCCTCTTTGCTTGGAAAGCGGACAGCTGAAATGCATTTGGCCTTATCTTCGGACAGAAAAAACGATAGCTTTGCTCCCTTGCCATTCAAAGGAGAAGCCAAAAATGAGGCTTACGCTAAAGCACGTTTATGGATGGAACAAGCGATGAAGATTTTAAACAATAACATACAAATACTTCCCTCTCCAACGGCCAAGCTGGCAAGAAATATTATCGACAACCAAAAATTACTTCTAGATAGATTAAAATATTATTTCACTGCCTCCGGTGGAGAAATTTTAAGGATACATGGCGACTACCATCTGGGGCAGCTGCTCTTTACAGGGAATGATTTCTTCATAATAGACTTTGAAGGAGAACCGGCAAGAAGCTTAAGAGAACGCAGAAAAAAACAAAGCCCTTTGAAAGACGTCTCGGGAATGATACGCTCCCTTCATTACGCTGTCAATTACGCCCTCAAAAGCTTGGCCTGTGACGACGAGGCATCTTCTTTCTGGGCAAAGATATGGTATGATAATGTATGTTCATCATTTTTATCTTCCTATCGTCAAGAGGCAATGGACGCTTCCTTTTTGCCCGCTGATGATGAAGAATTTAACGCTACTTTAAAAGCTTTTCTGATGGAAAAGGCTGCTTATGAAATATGTTACGAATTCAACAATCGCCCTGACTGGGTTCACATTCCCCTCAAGGGAATCGAATCTATTATAAATTAGACAAGTCAGGCGAGGAGGGTATACATGAATAATCGTAAAGAATCAACATGGACTTCTCCGTTCACAGATATGGATATATATCTTTTCAAAGAGGGCAATCACTTTCGCCTTTACGAAAAGTTGGGCGCGCATCTTTGCAACAGCGGAGTTCGCTTTGCCACATGGGCTCCAAACGCCAAATCCGTTTCCGTCATAGGCGAATTCAATAACTGGGACAAAAAGGCGCATCCTTTAAGCCCAAGACAAGACGAGACAGGAATCTGGGAGGGTTTCATAGAGGGAATAGATTCGGGAACGCTTTATAAATATCATATCGTGTCAAACTACAACAATTATGAAGTAGACAAAGGAGATCCCTATGCTTTTTATTGGGAAAGGCCACCCAAGACAGCCTCGATTGTTTGGGACTTAAACTACGAATGGAAGGACGAAAAGTGGATGAAGGAAAGGGTTAAACATAACTCTTTCAAAAGCCCTATGTCCATCTATGAGGTGCATCTTGGTTCTTGGAGGCGCTTTCCTGAGGAAGGCAACAGGTTTTTAACTTATCGCGAATTGGCGTCTTTTTTGCCAAATTACGCGAAAGAAATGGGGTTTACCCATGTCGAGTTCTTGCCAGTAATGGAACATCCCTTTTATGGTTCGTGGGGATATCAAACGCTCGGCTACTTTGCTCCAACCTCCAGATATGGTACTCCCCAGGATTTTATGTATCTCATCGACGTATTGCACCAAAACAACATAGGCGTGATCCTCGATTGGGTGCCCTCCCACTTCCCGAACGATGGTCATGGCTTGGTCTTTTTCGATGGAACACATCTTTATGAACACGCTGATCCTAGAAAGGGCTTTCATCCTGACTGGAAAAGCTGTATTTTTAATTACGGCAGAAACGAAGTACGCAACTTCCTAATTTCAAGCGCTCTTTTCTGGTTGGATAAATACCACGTAGACGGAATAAGAGTCGACGCCGTGGCTTCTATGCTTTATCTCGACTACTCGAGAAAGGATGGCGAATGGATACCTAACGAATACGGCGGAAGGGAAAATCTTGAAGCGATACATTTTCTAAAGCGTTTCAACGAAGAGGTCTACAGAAACTATCCTGACGTTCAAACCATTGCAGAGGAATCTACTGCATGGCCTCAAGTAACCAGACCTACCTATCTGGGTGGATTGGGGTTTGGCATGAAGTGGAACATGGGATGGATGCACGATACGCTCGAATATTTCTCGAAAGATCCCATATTTAGACAATATCATCATAACCAGTTAACCTTTAGTATATGGTATGCCTTTTTCGAAAATTTCGTGCTGCCATTATCTCATGATGAGGTCGTCTATGGCAAAGGTTCGCTAATTGCCAAAATGCCGGGAGATGATTGGCAAAAGTTCGCTAATTTGCGGGCTCTTCTGGGTTATCAGTGGCTTCATCCCGGGAAAAAGCTTCTTTTTATGGGTGGCGAATTAGGCCAGTGGAGGGAATGGAATCACGAATCAAGCATTGATTGGCACTTGTTGGAATACCCTAATCACGAAGGCATAAGGCGTTGGGTTCGTGATTTAAATCGTCTTTTGAGCAGTGAGCCTGCTCTTTATGAAAGAGATTTCGAGAATACCGGATTTGAATGGGTGGACTTTTCCGATTGGGAAAGCAGCATTATATCCTTTTTGCGGAAGTCAGAGAACGAAACAGTATTGGTAGCCTGCAACTTCACGCCCATACCTCGCTATAATTACAGAATAGGTGTTCCAAGCGGTGGATTTTGGAAGGAAATCTTAAACAGCGACGCTAAAGAATACGGCGGAAGCGGTCACGGCAACTTCGGCGGTCTTGAAGCAACTCCTGTCCCAATTCACGGCAGGTTTCATTCGTTGGTAATGACCCTTCCTCCTTTGTCTGTAATGGTTTTCAAAAAAGCATAATCCGCTAAAAATAAAGGATTGCCAAAAAGCATGCGTGCTTTTTGGCAACATTCCCTTAAGATTACCGCACAAATATGTTTTTGAAGGATAAAGTATACATGGACATATTGGTACGTATTTCGATCCACCTTACAGAGGACATGAAAATTCAGTCAAATGGGAGCAGAAAAACTTCTTTAGGGTCATCATCACTCAGAATATGGATGCCCCCATCACCACTA
Proteins encoded:
- the glgB gene encoding 1,4-alpha-glucan branching protein GlgB; this translates as MNNRKESTWTSPFTDMDIYLFKEGNHFRLYEKLGAHLCNSGVRFATWAPNAKSVSVIGEFNNWDKKAHPLSPRQDETGIWEGFIEGIDSGTLYKYHIVSNYNNYEVDKGDPYAFYWERPPKTASIVWDLNYEWKDEKWMKERVKHNSFKSPMSIYEVHLGSWRRFPEEGNRFLTYRELASFLPNYAKEMGFTHVEFLPVMEHPFYGSWGYQTLGYFAPTSRYGTPQDFMYLIDVLHQNNIGVILDWVPSHFPNDGHGLVFFDGTHLYEHADPRKGFHPDWKSCIFNYGRNEVRNFLISSALFWLDKYHVDGIRVDAVASMLYLDYSRKDGEWIPNEYGGRENLEAIHFLKRFNEEVYRNYPDVQTIAEESTAWPQVTRPTYLGGLGFGMKWNMGWMHDTLEYFSKDPIFRQYHHNQLTFSIWYAFFENFVLPLSHDEVVYGKGSLIAKMPGDDWQKFANLRALLGYQWLHPGKKLLFMGGELGQWREWNHESSIDWHLLEYPNHEGIRRWVRDLNRLLSSEPALYERDFENTGFEWVDFSDWESSIISFLRKSENETVLVACNFTPIPRYNYRIGVPSGGFWKEILNSDAKEYGGSGHGNFGGLEATPVPIHGRFHSLVMTLPPLSVMVFKKA